The following coding sequences are from one uncultured Tateyamaria sp. window:
- a CDS encoding ATP-binding protein, with translation MNQQSEDPETVIHAEIIPPELAVRAMRDSGYRNTDYALAELIDNSVQADASQVDVICVEVMKQVNQRKSRRIEQIAVLDNGEGMTPETLRIALQFGNGTHLKDRKGIGRFGMGLPNSSISQCRRLEVWSWQAGPNNAMWTYLDVDEIEAGGLKAVPKPIEKAVPSEWRERSELFGTTGTLVLWTNFDDHRLQWRGAKATLENTENLIGRMYRKFIEAGDLTIRLAAYNEGETTFDADTRVNDPLYLTQESSTPAPFDNLPMFQTWGEGDQNFTITLDGKEHIVSVRISWAKDETVLRGSTGDRGSTSYGKHAAKNVGVSVVRERRELELDKAWTIGYDPRERWWGVEVEFPSALDEMFGVTNNKQHANTFAAMAQFDWEEEAEPGEKKSAFRERILANGDPRGLLIDISEYIQEQLDEIRRRIKGQTKGKRSTQKRHDDPDVEDQASDKFRERAKTGHAAPTDEAGFTEDDKDNLQNDLTENDHYSSEDAKNIVDAIVSRERKVQFSTGHLDGHHFFSTKQFGDLTKITFNTNHPIYEQLLEALDPDTEDDTDADLIDRVHRASDTLKLLFAAWARYELEETQKHDDLMEMRQEWGKMTKVFLREEDEG, from the coding sequence ATGAACCAGCAATCTGAAGACCCTGAGACTGTTATTCATGCGGAGATCATTCCGCCAGAACTCGCTGTCAGGGCAATGCGGGACAGCGGATATCGCAACACCGACTACGCTCTCGCGGAACTCATAGACAATTCTGTCCAGGCCGATGCCAGCCAAGTGGACGTTATATGTGTCGAAGTCATGAAGCAGGTCAATCAGCGTAAGAGCCGGAGGATCGAGCAGATCGCGGTGCTTGACAATGGCGAGGGCATGACGCCCGAAACGCTGCGGATTGCTCTGCAATTTGGGAACGGGACGCACCTAAAGGACCGCAAAGGGATCGGTCGGTTCGGCATGGGCTTGCCAAACTCCTCGATCTCTCAGTGCAGACGCCTGGAAGTCTGGTCATGGCAGGCAGGTCCCAACAATGCGATGTGGACCTACCTTGATGTCGACGAAATCGAGGCCGGCGGATTGAAGGCGGTCCCGAAACCGATTGAGAAAGCAGTTCCATCTGAATGGCGCGAACGCTCAGAACTCTTTGGGACAACCGGAACCCTCGTCCTGTGGACCAATTTTGATGATCATCGCCTGCAGTGGCGCGGTGCGAAGGCCACCTTAGAAAATACAGAAAACCTGATCGGCCGAATGTACCGAAAGTTCATTGAGGCAGGCGATCTCACTATTCGATTGGCTGCCTACAATGAGGGCGAAACGACCTTCGACGCCGACACACGCGTCAATGACCCGCTCTATCTCACTCAAGAGTCTTCAACTCCGGCACCCTTTGATAATCTGCCAATGTTCCAGACCTGGGGTGAAGGAGATCAAAACTTCACCATCACCTTGGACGGCAAGGAGCATATCGTTTCAGTCCGCATCAGCTGGGCAAAGGATGAAACGGTCTTGCGTGGTTCAACCGGTGATCGCGGGTCAACTTCATACGGGAAACACGCTGCGAAGAACGTCGGCGTGTCCGTTGTGCGAGAACGGCGCGAGCTGGAACTCGATAAGGCTTGGACGATCGGCTACGACCCGAGAGAACGTTGGTGGGGAGTTGAGGTGGAATTTCCATCAGCTCTAGATGAGATGTTTGGCGTTACGAACAACAAGCAACACGCCAACACGTTTGCTGCCATGGCCCAGTTTGACTGGGAGGAAGAAGCTGAGCCTGGGGAGAAGAAGTCTGCGTTCAGGGAGAGGATTTTAGCCAATGGCGATCCACGCGGATTGCTGATCGACATTTCCGAGTACATCCAAGAGCAACTGGATGAAATTCGCCGACGGATCAAAGGCCAAACAAAGGGGAAACGCAGCACCCAGAAACGACACGACGATCCTGATGTAGAGGACCAAGCTTCTGACAAGTTCCGCGAACGTGCCAAGACGGGACATGCTGCCCCAACTGACGAAGCCGGTTTCACGGAAGACGATAAAGACAATCTTCAAAACGACCTGACCGAGAATGACCACTACTCATCTGAAGATGCAAAGAACATCGTCGACGCAATCGTAAGCAGAGAACGAAAGGTGCAGTTTTCGACCGGGCATCTGGATGGGCATCACTTCTTTTCGACAAAGCAATTCGGCGACCTGACAAAGATCACTTTCAACACAAACCATCCGATCTACGAACAGCTCCTCGAGGCGCTTGATCCGGATACTGAAGACGATACGGATGCGGACCTAATTGATCGTGTGCATCGCGCATCTGACACCTTGAAGCTCCTCTTTGCCGCTTGGGCACGTTACGAATTGGAAGAAACCCAAAAGCACGACGACCTCATGGAAATGCGCCAGGAATGGGGGAAAATGACCAAAGTGTTCTTGCGCGAAGAAGATGAGGGATAG
- a CDS encoding DEAD/DEAH box helicase produces the protein MVTIEADSLSQSAPGISVTDVLSSAKPKSVSALLPKSARDLIERMSPGLLETSEANRIALATIDPAEALQDSSTRAKLIRLLPLAKARELCVKLGVEAERSPYDAIGKSIQHSNLEVLFDFFGIVEDPRAPKATSPTSFDAVATYGLFDHQRVAARQVADALSRAPRKTVLHMPTGAGKTRTAMHLVSRHLREYGPTVVVWLAQNRELLDQAAEEFEKAWQPLGDRSVQLVRFWGNRRASLEELRDGVLVAGLAKMASLDSRDATTFLTIADRASLIVIDEAHQAIAPTYANVLQALYSKRPQNALLGLTATPGRSWSEIEEDKRLSDFFDGQKVLLEVEGYDDPVSFLMSEKYLARPVFHQLEAPSSVQLEKSDEVSLNDDPDLSAELLEKIGLDAARTEAVLATILDATNRHDRIIVFAPSVENARLLQAMLTVKDVEAVFVSGETESSERDRRIRRYKSNSNKKIVMLNFGVLTTGFDAPRTSCAIIARPTRSLVLYSQMVGRATRGVRAGGNEEAEIITVTDPSLPGFGSVTEAFSNWEDVWDEPAI, from the coding sequence GTGGTAACGATCGAGGCCGATAGCTTGTCGCAAAGTGCTCCAGGAATTTCAGTTACGGACGTGCTGTCGTCGGCAAAGCCAAAGTCAGTCAGTGCGCTTCTCCCGAAATCAGCGAGAGACCTGATCGAACGCATGTCTCCAGGTCTGTTGGAAACATCAGAAGCCAATAGAATTGCGCTTGCTACGATTGACCCCGCAGAAGCGCTTCAGGATTCTTCTACAAGAGCAAAGCTGATAAGGCTCTTGCCGTTGGCCAAGGCACGCGAACTCTGTGTGAAGCTGGGAGTAGAGGCTGAACGCAGCCCATACGACGCGATTGGAAAGTCTATCCAACACTCAAACCTGGAGGTTCTCTTTGACTTCTTCGGGATCGTCGAGGACCCAAGAGCTCCTAAAGCAACTAGTCCAACCTCTTTTGACGCCGTTGCCACGTACGGACTTTTTGATCACCAGCGTGTAGCAGCACGGCAAGTCGCCGACGCGCTGTCAAGAGCGCCTCGCAAAACCGTTCTTCACATGCCCACAGGGGCCGGTAAGACAAGAACGGCGATGCATCTCGTTTCACGACATCTGCGCGAGTATGGACCAACGGTTGTCGTTTGGTTGGCACAAAACCGAGAACTCTTGGACCAGGCCGCCGAAGAGTTTGAGAAAGCATGGCAACCTCTCGGAGATCGGTCCGTGCAACTCGTGCGGTTTTGGGGAAACAGACGCGCCTCGCTTGAAGAACTACGCGACGGCGTTCTTGTGGCGGGTCTCGCCAAGATGGCGAGCTTGGACTCAAGAGATGCCACGACCTTTTTGACGATTGCGGATCGCGCTTCGCTGATCGTTATTGATGAAGCGCACCAAGCCATCGCGCCGACATATGCAAATGTGTTGCAAGCGCTTTACTCCAAGCGGCCACAAAATGCGCTTCTCGGTCTAACCGCAACACCGGGCCGCAGTTGGTCAGAGATTGAGGAGGACAAGCGTCTCTCTGATTTCTTTGATGGGCAGAAAGTACTGCTGGAGGTCGAAGGGTATGATGATCCAGTGTCGTTCTTGATGAGTGAGAAATACCTCGCACGGCCCGTTTTTCATCAGCTTGAGGCACCGTCATCCGTTCAACTTGAGAAGTCTGACGAAGTGTCACTGAACGACGATCCAGACTTGTCAGCCGAGCTTCTCGAAAAAATTGGTCTGGATGCTGCAAGGACCGAAGCGGTTCTAGCCACAATCTTAGACGCTACAAATAGACATGACCGGATCATTGTTTTTGCGCCCTCCGTCGAGAATGCCAGGCTTCTGCAAGCAATGCTCACTGTCAAAGATGTTGAAGCAGTGTTTGTGTCTGGGGAGACTGAAAGCTCCGAGCGTGATCGCCGCATTCGTCGCTACAAGTCAAACTCGAACAAGAAAATTGTAATGTTGAATTTCGGGGTTCTGACAACGGGTTTTGATGCGCCACGCACAAGCTGCGCAATCATTGCGCGGCCGACACGCTCACTTGTTCTTTATAGCCAGATGGTCGGACGAGCGACACGCGGTGTCCGGGCTGGAGGGAATGAAGAAGCTGAGATTATCACTGTTACTGACCCAAGCCTTCCCGGCTTCGGATCGGTGACAGAGGCTTTTTCGAACTGGGAGGATGTTTGGGATGAACCAGCAATCTGA
- a CDS encoding DGQHR domain-containing protein translates to MSKAPKSQKIALPALRGIMGDWVYYSALMKMSEVGQRVSYANEVHKNKQLSDMIQRRLKSTRSKEIARYIHEQPERFFNSLVIATYDGQPNWYAVAGVSASDNSLDEVELSEEAVASVGFLTLRGDEKLFAIDGQHRLAGIKKAIRDGLNQDPVDELSVIFVAHKQSSKGHERTRRLFTTLNKTAKPVSKGDIIALDEDDVMAICARRLIETTKNFGQSRIAFVANNNLPSSNFESLTTIGNLYDVLKTVFTKIPSPVKETSPTLKNFRPSDDRLDEFFEFSKKFFSTLGKNFEEIDEFFRAKDTEAVVRKYRGSHGGSALFRPIGIQIFVEIIAKLSKDHSLSEAVQIASKLPRTLSAEPFSGLMWDTSTQTILNAHKVTLREVLCYMVGCSSYSEKHLTERYSKALGVEEIDLPKQVI, encoded by the coding sequence ATGAGCAAGGCACCAAAAAGTCAGAAGATCGCTCTTCCTGCTCTTCGGGGAATAATGGGTGATTGGGTATATTACTCCGCTTTGATGAAAATGTCTGAAGTCGGGCAGCGGGTTTCCTACGCTAACGAAGTTCACAAGAACAAGCAGCTGTCAGATATGATCCAAAGACGTTTGAAGTCGACCAGAAGCAAAGAAATCGCTCGATACATTCACGAGCAGCCAGAACGGTTCTTCAACTCTCTGGTTATTGCAACTTACGATGGTCAACCAAATTGGTACGCGGTCGCGGGGGTCAGTGCTTCTGACAATTCCTTAGATGAAGTGGAGTTGTCAGAAGAGGCGGTTGCCTCGGTCGGTTTCCTGACACTAAGAGGCGATGAAAAGCTCTTTGCTATCGATGGTCAGCACAGGTTGGCGGGAATTAAGAAAGCCATTCGTGACGGACTAAACCAAGATCCGGTCGATGAGTTGTCAGTCATCTTTGTAGCTCACAAGCAAAGTTCGAAAGGGCACGAGCGTACCAGGCGCCTCTTCACCACCCTAAACAAGACAGCAAAACCGGTCTCGAAAGGCGATATCATAGCTCTGGATGAGGACGATGTGATGGCCATTTGCGCGCGCCGGCTTATTGAAACAACCAAGAACTTTGGGCAAAGCCGCATAGCTTTCGTCGCAAACAATAATCTGCCGAGTAGCAACTTTGAGAGTCTTACAACGATTGGCAACCTATACGACGTTCTAAAGACTGTTTTCACCAAGATTCCCTCGCCTGTGAAAGAGACATCCCCAACCCTAAAAAACTTCAGGCCAAGTGATGATAGGCTCGATGAATTCTTCGAGTTCTCAAAGAAGTTCTTTTCTACACTCGGAAAAAACTTTGAAGAGATTGACGAGTTTTTCCGCGCCAAGGATACGGAGGCGGTGGTTAGGAAGTATCGAGGCAGTCACGGGGGCAGCGCGTTGTTCCGGCCTATCGGAATCCAGATATTCGTTGAGATTATCGCAAAACTCTCGAAGGACCATTCTTTGTCTGAAGCCGTCCAAATCGCGTCAAAGCTACCACGAACATTGAGCGCCGAACCGTTTTCTGGCTTGATGTGGGACACCAGCACCCAAACGATTTTGAATGCGCATAAAGTGACCTTACGGGAGGTCCTATGCTACATGGTCGGTTGTTCATCTTATTCCGAGAAACACCTGACCGAGCGTTATTCGAAGGCGCTCGGTGTTGAGGAGATTGACTTGCCGAAGCAGGTCATCTGA
- a CDS encoding phosphoadenosine phosphosulfate reductase family protein, with product MSQTRHVLGLSGGRDSAALAIFMRQRHPEIDIDYFFTDTGKELPEVYEYLTRLEGYLGKPIQRLNPDRDFDFWLKSYKSYLPSAQSRWCTRQLKLRPFEKWVREFLEAGDTVVSYVAIRSDEEYREGYQSKKEKLFVRLPFKDANIDKPGVIEILEGSGLGLPEYYNWRSRSGCTFCFFQQKIEWVRLKEEHPEAFEEAKRYEKTALEHGSPFTWSQGESLTDLEQPARQMQIRDEHQKRLARAKSRMQSNPLRPETEIDLDDIYGGAAKACLTCHK from the coding sequence ATGAGCCAAACACGCCATGTCTTGGGTCTGTCGGGTGGGCGCGATAGTGCTGCGCTCGCAATCTTCATGCGCCAACGCCACCCTGAGATCGACATCGACTACTTCTTTACTGACACCGGGAAAGAACTGCCCGAGGTATATGAATATCTGACCCGCTTAGAGGGGTATCTCGGCAAGCCGATCCAGCGTCTCAACCCAGATCGTGACTTCGATTTTTGGTTGAAGAGCTACAAAAGCTATCTCCCATCCGCGCAATCCCGGTGGTGTACGCGGCAGCTGAAGCTTCGGCCGTTCGAGAAATGGGTTCGCGAGTTCTTGGAAGCCGGTGATACAGTAGTTTCTTACGTCGCCATTCGCAGTGACGAAGAGTACCGTGAAGGATATCAGTCGAAAAAAGAAAAGTTGTTCGTACGGTTACCTTTCAAGGACGCGAACATTGACAAGCCTGGGGTCATCGAGATCCTTGAAGGTTCCGGGCTAGGCCTTCCCGAATACTACAATTGGCGCAGCAGGAGCGGATGCACGTTCTGTTTCTTTCAGCAGAAGATCGAGTGGGTCCGGCTTAAGGAAGAGCATCCGGAAGCTTTTGAAGAAGCCAAGCGCTACGAGAAAACCGCGCTGGAGCATGGTTCGCCGTTCACATGGAGCCAGGGCGAGTCTTTGACCGATTTAGAGCAGCCGGCGCGGCAAATGCAGATTAGAGACGAACATCAAAAGCGGTTGGCGAGAGCCAAGTCCCGGATGCAATCTAATCCACTACGTCCAGAAACAGAGATAGATCTGGATGATATCTATGGCGGAGCCGCAAAGGCATGTTTAACCTGTCATAAGTGA
- a CDS encoding DUF4007 family protein, with the protein MENLKSDGYRPTFSGHETFPLRYGWLQKAYRAVNDAPSAKAAVHVFRDPDSIARFGVGRNMVGAIRYWATAAGVLEETEDGLVTTWLGDLLFGKNGTDPFLEEDASLWLIHWNLVSRPRLTSAYWLFNEYRGGSFVRKDIEEQLLKLALECGWSRVAPTTVDRDLQCLLRSYVGGRGSSEAGDSILAELGLIRPMDKTRSRLSRGRKPSLPDSVFLYCFKDFWGQFSPNQATMTFENAAYAPGSPGRAFLLDEDDIVERLERLDESSDGSLVWSETAGLRQIIRHKDRSRKTERRVLKDALSRSRVQVAT; encoded by the coding sequence ATGGAAAACCTCAAATCCGATGGCTATCGCCCCACCTTCTCAGGCCATGAGACTTTCCCATTGCGATATGGGTGGCTGCAGAAAGCATATCGCGCGGTCAATGATGCGCCATCCGCAAAGGCCGCAGTTCATGTTTTCAGGGATCCGGATTCCATCGCGCGCTTTGGCGTGGGGCGAAACATGGTCGGTGCAATCAGATATTGGGCGACTGCCGCAGGTGTGCTCGAAGAGACTGAAGATGGCCTAGTAACAACATGGCTTGGCGACTTGCTCTTTGGAAAAAATGGAACAGATCCGTTCCTTGAGGAAGATGCATCTCTATGGTTGATTCATTGGAACCTAGTCTCACGCCCTAGGCTGACGTCGGCTTATTGGCTTTTCAACGAGTACCGGGGCGGAAGCTTTGTGCGAAAAGACATCGAAGAGCAGCTGCTAAAACTTGCTCTGGAATGTGGGTGGAGCCGCGTGGCGCCGACGACAGTTGACCGCGACCTTCAATGTCTGCTCAGGAGTTACGTCGGCGGACGCGGATCGAGTGAAGCGGGTGACTCCATTCTCGCGGAGCTTGGTTTGATAAGGCCTATGGACAAAACGCGCTCGCGTTTGTCTCGTGGCCGAAAACCGTCATTGCCGGACTCTGTCTTCTTATATTGTTTCAAAGATTTTTGGGGGCAGTTTTCACCAAATCAAGCGACGATGACGTTTGAAAACGCCGCCTACGCCCCTGGCTCCCCGGGGCGCGCTTTTCTTCTGGACGAGGATGACATTGTTGAGCGTCTAGAACGGCTTGATGAGAGCTCAGACGGGTCTCTCGTTTGGTCCGAAACAGCGGGGCTGCGGCAGATCATTCGCCACAAAGATCGATCAAGGAAGACTGAGCGCCGCGTCCTGAAAGATGCCCTGAGTCGCAGTCGAGTGCAGGTTGCAACATGA
- a CDS encoding aminotransferase class V-fold PLP-dependent enzyme: protein MQVGETIYFDYQASTPVDDRVVEAMSNATMTLFANPHSADHVLGWQAAAAIQNAAQQVGNLFGLQGDDVVFTSGASEANAMVFRATQGIAERSNRKEILIGSGDHWSALNEAENVGLIVRHIALDSNGAPDANHLKTLINEQTALVSIVGVNNENGAIADLDAIAEVCSQHGVLFHADLSQAPLALDVDLLEHDIGLATISAHKLYGPKGVGALLTSPGISKVLKPVILGAGQQAGLRGGTQPTELIVGFGEACRILSETGASERMRVASLRDSFVRRLEERRLAVLVGDLNDRHPGNALMRFPGLEASDLLARFQPKIAASSQSACSSGSVEPSHVLRAMGYSEDFANECIRFSFGRFSTVEQVKAGVACISDTIAADLGLGLL from the coding sequence ATGCAGGTTGGTGAAACGATCTACTTCGACTACCAAGCGTCGACACCCGTCGACGACCGGGTCGTTGAGGCGATGTCAAATGCGACAATGACGTTGTTTGCCAACCCACACTCGGCAGATCATGTCCTCGGATGGCAAGCCGCTGCCGCAATACAGAATGCAGCTCAACAAGTCGGAAATCTCTTTGGATTACAGGGTGATGACGTTGTTTTTACGTCAGGCGCAAGTGAAGCCAATGCCATGGTTTTTCGTGCGACTCAGGGCATTGCAGAACGTTCGAACCGCAAAGAAATCCTCATCGGTTCTGGTGATCATTGGTCTGCCCTGAATGAGGCGGAAAACGTTGGCCTGATCGTCCGTCATATTGCGCTCGATAGCAACGGTGCGCCCGATGCCAATCATCTAAAAACTCTCATTAACGAACAAACGGCACTCGTATCGATCGTTGGTGTGAACAATGAAAACGGCGCTATTGCGGATCTCGACGCGATTGCCGAGGTCTGCTCGCAACATGGTGTCTTGTTCCACGCCGATCTGTCTCAAGCTCCGTTGGCGCTGGATGTCGACCTGCTCGAACATGATATCGGGCTCGCCACGATCTCCGCGCATAAGCTCTACGGTCCGAAGGGGGTAGGGGCTCTGTTGACCTCGCCTGGGATTTCCAAGGTATTGAAGCCTGTTATCTTAGGCGCAGGCCAACAGGCTGGCCTGAGAGGTGGAACGCAGCCAACCGAGCTCATTGTGGGATTTGGAGAGGCTTGTCGAATTCTTTCTGAAACCGGTGCATCTGAGCGAATGCGCGTTGCGAGTTTGCGGGATAGCTTCGTGCGGCGACTTGAAGAGAGGCGTCTTGCCGTGCTGGTTGGCGATCTAAATGATCGGCACCCGGGCAACGCACTAATGCGGTTTCCCGGGTTGGAGGCGTCTGATCTCTTGGCGCGTTTTCAGCCGAAGATCGCAGCCTCTTCTCAATCAGCGTGTTCTTCCGGGTCCGTTGAGCCATCCCATGTACTGCGCGCAATGGGTTATTCCGAAGACTTCGCCAACGAATGCATCCGATTTAGCTTTGGTCGTTTTTCTACAGTGGAACAAGTGAAAGCGGGCGTCGCCTGCATATCAGATACGATTGCAGCCGATCTGGGGCTTGGCTTACTATGA
- the dapF gene encoding diaminopimelate epimerase: MRAMADMATSHWPFMKMHGAGNDFVVIDGRVSPVNLTAPLVRALADRHMGVGFDQLALITDGADLKVTFYNADGSQSAACGNATRCIAARELDQRGADSLQIEVTGRGTLTAVRNADGSTAVNMGQPQLEWHDIPLARDVDTLALPIDGTPVATGMGNPHCTFFVKDVAAVDLATLGPQIEHHPLYPHRTNVQFAQVIGPDHLRMRVWERGTGVTLASGSSSCATAVAAVRRGLTGRKVRIDLDGGTLQIDWRDDGVWMSGPTAHVFDGRLTADFLNNL; this comes from the coding sequence ATGCGCGCCATGGCAGATATGGCGACCTCTCATTGGCCCTTCATGAAGATGCACGGGGCAGGCAACGACTTTGTCGTGATTGATGGGCGCGTGTCACCTGTCAACCTGACCGCACCCCTGGTTCGGGCACTGGCGGACCGCCACATGGGTGTCGGATTTGACCAATTGGCCCTGATCACCGACGGCGCGGATCTGAAGGTCACCTTCTACAACGCCGATGGGTCGCAGTCGGCGGCGTGTGGCAACGCCACACGGTGCATCGCGGCGCGCGAATTGGACCAGCGCGGCGCCGACAGCCTGCAGATCGAGGTGACGGGCCGTGGCACCCTCACCGCCGTGCGGAACGCCGATGGCAGCACGGCCGTGAATATGGGCCAACCCCAGCTGGAGTGGCACGACATCCCGCTGGCGCGCGATGTGGACACTCTGGCCTTGCCGATCGACGGTACGCCTGTTGCCACCGGCATGGGCAACCCGCATTGCACATTCTTCGTGAAGGATGTCGCCGCCGTGGACCTGGCGACACTTGGCCCGCAGATCGAACATCACCCGCTGTATCCGCATCGCACAAATGTCCAGTTCGCCCAGGTCATCGGCCCGGACCACTTGCGTATGCGGGTCTGGGAACGGGGCACGGGCGTCACGCTGGCCTCCGGCTCTTCATCATGTGCGACGGCGGTTGCGGCGGTGCGGCGCGGCCTGACAGGGCGCAAGGTCCGGATCGACCTTGACGGTGGCACCTTGCAGATCGACTGGCGCGACGATGGGGTCTGGATGTCCGGCCCCACGGCCCATGTGTTCGACGGCCGGCTGACGGCCGACTTCCTGAACAACCTATGA
- the mtaB gene encoding tRNA (N(6)-L-threonylcarbamoyladenosine(37)-C(2))-methylthiotransferase MtaB: protein MTAPVFSNHGCRLNAYETKAMEELAAQAGVQNAVVVNTCAVTAEAVRKARQDIRKLRRAHPDAKLIVTGCAAQTEPDTFAQMDEVDAVIGNTEKMQAGTWAGLAGDFGTEPVQVDDIMSVTETAGHLIDGFGTRSRAYVQVQNGCDHRCTFCIIPYGRGNSRSVPAGVVVDQIKRLVDRGFNEVVLTGVDLTSWGADLPGTPQLGDLVMRILKLVPDLPRLRISSIDSIEVDEALMQAIATEPRLMPHLHLSLQHGDDLILKRMKRRHLRDDAIRFAQEARALRPDMTFGADIIAGFPTETEAMFDNALKLVGDCDLTWLHVFPYSPRPGTPAARMPQVNGKTIKDRAARLRAAGDAQVARHLAAQQGKRHHVLMENPNLGRTEQFTEVTFDTPQSEGQIVTATITGHTDRTLTASSG, encoded by the coding sequence ATGACCGCGCCCGTCTTCTCCAACCATGGCTGCCGCCTCAACGCCTATGAAACCAAGGCGATGGAAGAACTGGCAGCGCAGGCCGGGGTGCAGAACGCGGTTGTCGTGAACACCTGCGCCGTCACGGCAGAGGCGGTGCGCAAGGCCCGCCAGGACATCCGCAAGCTGCGGCGCGCGCATCCCGATGCCAAGCTGATCGTCACGGGGTGCGCAGCCCAGACCGAACCCGACACCTTCGCACAGATGGACGAGGTGGACGCGGTCATCGGCAACACCGAAAAGATGCAAGCGGGCACGTGGGCGGGCCTTGCGGGCGACTTTGGAACCGAACCGGTGCAGGTCGACGACATCATGTCGGTGACCGAAACCGCAGGGCACCTGATCGACGGGTTCGGCACCCGCAGCCGCGCCTATGTGCAGGTCCAGAACGGCTGCGACCACCGCTGCACCTTCTGCATCATCCCTTACGGACGCGGCAATTCCCGCTCGGTCCCGGCAGGGGTCGTGGTGGACCAGATCAAGCGGCTGGTGGATCGCGGCTTTAACGAGGTCGTCCTCACTGGCGTCGATCTGACATCCTGGGGCGCGGACCTGCCGGGCACGCCCCAGCTTGGTGATCTGGTGATGCGCATCCTCAAGCTGGTGCCTGACCTGCCCCGCCTGCGGATCAGTTCGATCGACTCCATCGAGGTGGACGAGGCCCTCATGCAGGCCATCGCCACGGAACCCCGGCTGATGCCACACCTGCACCTGTCGCTGCAACATGGCGACGACCTGATCCTCAAACGGATGAAGCGGCGGCATCTGCGCGACGACGCCATCCGCTTTGCGCAAGAGGCGCGCGCGCTGCGGCCCGACATGACCTTTGGCGCGGACATCATCGCGGGTTTTCCGACAGAAACCGAAGCGATGTTCGACAACGCGCTCAAACTGGTCGGGGACTGCGACCTGACGTGGCTGCATGTCTTTCCCTATTCCCCGCGGCCCGGCACGCCAGCCGCCCGCATGCCGCAGGTAAACGGAAAGACGATCAAGGACCGGGCGGCCAGGCTCCGCGCTGCGGGCGACGCACAGGTGGCAAGACACCTCGCCGCGCAACAGGGCAAACGCCATCATGTCCTGATGGAAAACCCGAACCTCGGCCGCACCGAACAGTTCACCGAAGTCACCTTCGACACACCGCAGTCCGAGGGGCAGATCGTCACGGCCACCATCACGGGACATACGGACAGGACACTGACAGCTTCTTCTGGCTGA
- a CDS encoding cytochrome c1: MLKNLAASLVAVFALTTGAFAAGEAKNVPDVDFAHDGPFGAFDQNQLQRGLQIYTEICAACHGLQYVPIRTLGDDDGPGLPADQVRAYAEFYEVFDPAIDDFRPAIPNDHFPGSNLENAPDLSLMAKARAGFHGPYGLGINQLVSGMGGPEYITAILTGYTGEEKEEAGAVLYENKYFPGGWIAMAPPLWGDDTEFADGAATDLQSLSEDVSAFLMWTAEPKLMARKQAGFVGVIFLTILSVLLYLTNKRLWAPVKSRYKAK, from the coding sequence ATGTTGAAGAACCTTGCAGCAAGCCTGGTGGCAGTGTTCGCACTGACCACCGGCGCCTTCGCCGCCGGCGAAGCCAAGAACGTGCCCGATGTCGATTTTGCCCATGACGGGCCGTTTGGCGCATTCGACCAGAACCAGTTGCAGCGCGGTCTGCAGATCTACACCGAGATCTGCGCGGCCTGCCACGGTCTGCAATATGTGCCGATCCGGACATTGGGTGATGATGATGGCCCCGGCTTGCCCGCGGATCAGGTGCGCGCCTATGCCGAGTTCTACGAGGTCTTTGACCCGGCCATTGATGATTTTCGTCCGGCCATTCCGAACGATCACTTCCCTGGCTCGAACCTGGAAAACGCGCCCGACCTGAGCCTGATGGCCAAGGCCCGTGCCGGGTTCCACGGCCCGTACGGTCTGGGCATCAACCAGCTGGTCAGCGGCATGGGCGGTCCCGAGTACATCACGGCAATTCTGACCGGCTATACCGGGGAAGAGAAGGAAGAAGCCGGGGCTGTTCTGTATGAGAACAAGTATTTCCCCGGGGGCTGGATTGCGATGGCGCCGCCGTTGTGGGGGGATGACACCGAATTTGCGGATGGTGCCGCCACGGACCTGCAAAGCCTGTCGGAAGACGTGTCCGCGTTCCTGATGTGGACTGCCGAGCCGAAGCTGATGGCCCGCAAGCAGGCCGGCTTTGTCGGTGTGATCTTTCTTACGATCCTGTCGGTTCTGCTGTACCTGACAAACAAGCGTCTGTGGGCGCCGGTGAAGTCGCGGTACAAGGCGAAGTAA